The genomic segment GCTCTCCTCGGAGAGGATCCCGTGGTCCGGGAACGAGGACCGGATCCGCTCCATGAGGTACGCCTCGGACTCGCGGTCCACGTCCGTCACGAGGTTGATCTCCCCCTTGAAATGGATGGACTGCCGCCTCCCGTAGTTCCGGCGGAGGATCTCCCCCGCCCCGCGCGCCACCTCCTCGGCGAATTCCATCCATTCCCGGTTTCCCATCGCGTTTCCCTTTCCGGCCGCTTTGCAAGAGGCGCCGGGTCATTATAGTATGGAGATTGCGCCGGCCCCGCAAGAGTTGCACGGATCACCGGAATGGCCGGAGGAAGGTGCTCCCGATGAGGTTCCGACGCCTCGCCGTCCTGCTTGCGCTCCTTCTGTTGATGCCGGCATGCGCCGCCCGGAAGGAGATACGGACCTGGCAGCCCGGAGACAGCATCATCTGCCCGCATTGCGGCCGGGAATTTCCCGTGCCCGAAAAACTGGGACAGTAGGTCCGATTCCCCCGCGCCGGTAGCACGAAATATATTATCGTGCTAATATTGGTGCAGAAGGGGGAACGGACATGCCCGGAGTTGCCCGGTTCGGCGTATCCCTGGAAAGAGAACTCCTGGAACGGTTCGATCTTCTGATCGGGCGGAAAGGATACGCCAACCGGTCCGAGGCGATCCGCGACCTGATCCGGGACAGCCTCGTCAGGGAACGGTGGGAGACGGGAAAAGGGAAGGCGGTCGGCGCCATCACGCTCGTCTATAACCACGATACGCGGGAGCTGGCCGACAAGCTGACCGACCTTCAGCACGCCCACTTCCAGTCGATCGTCTCTACCCTCCATGTACACCTTGACGCCCACCACTGCCTCGAGGTTCTCGTGCTTCGGGGGAAGGCGTTGGAAATCAAGACCATCGCCGACCAGCTGATCGGCACACGGGGTGTCAAGCACGGCACGTTTTCCGCGACCGCGGAGGGAAGGGATTTGATGTGACCGCCGTGAAAACCCCGGTCTTTTTTTTCGTTCATCCGTGTTACGAATAAAAGAATCGTAGCATCACCTGCGGAGAGGGGCGACATGAAGAAGGCCGGCCGGGTCGCATGCACCGCAGTCCTTGCGGGAACGCTCCTGCTGCCGGGAACCCGAAACCGCGCGGTCGCCGGCCATCCCCTCGGAACCGAGGACGCGGGGACGCAGGGAAAGGGAAACGTGGAAGTGGAGCTCAACGGCGAATGGTCCTCCCCCTCCGGTGGGGGGCGCGAAACATCCCTGGGGAACACCTACACGCTGGGGCTGTCCCCCCGGATCGACCTAGCGGTCTCCTTCGCCTACGTTTTCCTGGAGCCGGGCGACGGCACGGAATCGGTTCGGGGCATGGGCGACACGGAGGTGACGCTCAAGACCTCGTTCGGTGACGGCAACGGGTGGATCCCGACCGTGGGATTCAAGGCGGGCGCGGTCCTTCCCACGGGGGAGGAGACAAAAGGGCTGGGGCCGGGCCGGGCAAGCGGCCTTGCCACCGTCATCGCCGACTGGGAGATCGGCGCCGTCCTGATCCACGCCAACACGGGCGCCACCATCGCGGGGCGTCCCATCGGGAGCCGGGACCGGGACGACAGCGTGAGGGCGAGCCTCGCGGCGGAGTGGGAAGTCGGCGGGCGGTATATCCTGCTGGGGGAATACCTCTGGGAGAAAAACGTAGGGGCTGCCGGAAGCGCCTCCTCGGATCTGCTCGTCGGGGGGAAGGCGGAACTCGCCCGGAACCTCACACTCGACGTCGGCATCCGTTGGGGAACCACCGACGCGTCGCCCGGCGTCACGTACCTCGCGGGGGTCACCCTTGCCTTTTCCGGAGAGGAGAAAGGGGAAGGCCGGCACGAAAAGCATGATCCCCCGGGGGAGGGCGGCAAGAGGACGAGATAGGAGAACGCGTACGATATGCACATCCCCGACGGCTATCTGGGCCCCCCGACGTACATCGCCGCATACGCGGCCTGCGCGCCTCTCTGGGCGATCGCCGCCCGCAAGGTGCGGGAAAGCCTCGACGCGCGAAGGGCGCCCCTCCTCGCCATTTCCGCCGCGTTCTCCTTCCTCGTGATGATGTTCAACATCCCCCTCCCGGGAGGGAGCACGGGGCACGCGGTGGGGGGCGTTCTGATCGCGATCGTCGTCGGCCCTTGGGGAGCGATGCTCTCGATCAGCATCGCCCTCGTCATCCAGGCCCTTCTGTTCGGCGACGGCGGGGTGACGGCGATCGGGGCGAACTGCTTCAACATCGCATTCGTGATGCCCTTCTCGGGGTACGGGACGTACCGCCTCCTTTCCGCCCCGTTTTCCTCCGACCGGGGAAGGGCCGTGGCGGCGGGGATCGCCGGGTGGGTCGGCCTCAACGCGGCCGCGTTCACCACGGCGGTCATGTTCGGGATCCAGCCCCTGCTGCACACCGCGCCCGACGGGCGGGCTCTCTACTCCCCCTATCCCCTCTCCGTGGCCCTGCACGCCATGATGCTCCAGCACATGACCGTCTTCGGCGGGGTCGAGGCCCTGATCACGGGAGCGGTGGTCTCCTACCTGCAGCGGTCGAAATCCGCCTGGATCCTCGGCTCGGCCAAAAGCGGAGCCACCCGGTGAAGGAATACCGGAATCTGCTGATCGCCCTGGGAGTGATGGCGCTGCTCACGCCTGTCGGGCTGTATCTTCCCCGGATCCTCCAGGCGGGGGGCGCTTGGGGGGAATGGGGGATAAGCGAAGTCCGAAAGATGGTGGGCTACGCCCCCGCCGGGATGGAGAAAACGGCGGATGCGTGGAAAGCCCCGATGCCCGACTACGCCCCTACCGGCGGGGGGGACGCCTCCTCCCCGGCGCAGGGATTGTACTACCTTTTTTCGGCCTTCCTCGGGATCATCGCCTGCGGGGGCGCCACGTACCTGCTCGCCCGGTGGCTGACCGGCCGGGGGCGGCCCCCGGCGGACGGAAAACCGTGAGAGGGCCGATGGACGAACCCCTCCGGGAGCGGCGATTCCTCGAAGCGGCGGCGTCGCGGGGCCTTCGTCCCCCGGGGGGGACCCACGTCGAGAAGACCCTCCGGGAACTCTCCTCGTTCTTTTCCCGCTCGTTGTTCCGGGAGGAGACGGCGCGCCGCCCCGGCCTCCTGCAGCAGGTGGACCCGAGAGCGAGGCTTCTGGCCACGCTCCTTTTCCTGGCGAGCGTGAGCCTCGCCCGGTCGATCCCGGGGTTGATCGTCCACGCCTTCCTCCCTCTGGCGGCCCTTGCTCTTTCCCGCATCCGCCCGGCGGAGTTTTTGGGAGCGGGCTTCCTCGTGGCGGTCGTCTTCTCCGCCCTCATGGCGGCCCCGGCGACGCTGAACGTCTTTTTCGACGGGACGGTCATCCTGCCGCTTTTCGACCGGGGGAGGGAGTGGAGCTACGGGCCATATTCCCTGCCGGCCGTGATCGGCATCACCCGGGAAGGACTTCTCACCGCCGCCACGTTCCTGCTCCGCGCCCTTTCCTCCGTCGCCGCCGTCCTGTGGCTCACCCTCTCCACGCGGTGGTCCGATCTCCTCCGTGCACTCCGGTTCCTCCGCCTCCCCTCGATCTTTCTGCAGGTGACCGGGATGACCGTCCGGTATACCCACGCGCTGCTCCGCCACTCCGAGGAGGTCCATCTCGGAAAGAAGAGCCGCACCGTCTGCCGTGCGCGGACTGCGGCCGAACAGGCGTGGGTCGGCTCCCGGATCGCCCGATCGTGGGAAAGGAGCGTCCACCTGATGGAGGAGGTGAGCATGGCGATGGCCGCCCGCGGCTTCACCGGCGAGGCGAGGTATCCCGCCGGCCCCTGGTTCGGGGCCCCGGAATGGCTTCTGATCATCGCGGTCGTGGTATTCTGTGGAGGTGCACACGCCGCCTGACATGACGATGACGGCGCACAGCGGGCAAACCGTGCCCCCTCTTCTCGAACTTGCCGACATCCATTACGCCTACCGGGAAGGGATCCCCGCACTCTCGGGACTTTCCCTTTCGGTCTATCCCGCCGAGCGAATCGCCGTCCTGGGAGCGAACGGGTGCGGTAAATCGACGTTGCTCAAGCTCCTGGGAGGACTGATCTTCCCCCAGAGCGGCTCCTACCGGGCCTTCGGGCGGCAGATCGACGACCGCCTGCTCTCCCGCGACCCGTTCGGGATCTACTTCCGGAAGGAGGTCGGGATCCTCTTCCAGAACTCCGACGCCCAGCTGTTCAACCCCACCGTCGAGGACGAGATCGCCTTCGGCCCCCTCCAGATGAACGATCCCCCCGAGGAGATCCGGTCGAAAGTCCACCGTACGATCGAGATGTTCGGGATCGGCGCGATTCGGGACCGCGCCCCTTACGAGCTGTCGGGGGGGGAAAAGAAGAAGGTGGCGATCGCCTCCATGATGGTGATGGACCCGCAGATCCTCCTGCTGGACGAGCCCACCGCGGGGCTCGACCCGCGGAGCAGCCGGGCGCTCGTCGACGCGATCATCGAGGCGGAGGAATCGGGAAAAACGGTGGTGACGGCCACCCATGATCTGCACGTCGTCTCGGAGATCGCCCGAAGGGTCCTCGTGTTCGGGGAAGATCGGAGGATCCTCGCATCCGGGACCCCGGAGGAGATCCTCTCGGACCGGTCCCTCCTGCTCGCCGCCAACCTCGTCCACCTGCACCGCCATGCCCACGAGGATTACTGGCACGCCCACGAGCACGAGCACCCCGAGGTCTTCCACGTCCATGAGCACCGGGATGGCAGTCCCCGGGGAGAAAAGGAGGGACGATGAGACGGTCGATCGCCCTGAAATACGGGCATACCGAGGCGATCCTGCCGGAGGAGACGTTCCGCAGCGTCTACCGACTGGCTGCCCGGCCTCCGTTCCTGCCTCCCTCCGAGGACGCCCTGATCCGGCAGAGGATGGCCCGCCCCGTCGGGTCCCTGCCCCTCCGGGAACTCGTCCGTTCCTCGGACTCGATCGCCGTCCCCGTGTCGGACATCACGCGCTATTCCGCCACGGAAAAGTTCCTCACGCCCATCCTCGAGGAAACCGGCGCCGCGGGAATCCCGAGGAGCCGGGTGACCGTCTTCATCGCGCGGGGAACTCACCGTTCCTTGACGGACGAGGAACTGCACGCGGTCGTCGGGCCGGAGATCTCCTCCGGGATCCGCGTGGAGCAGTCGGATCCCGACGGGGAGACCGTAGAGGTCGGCGTCACCTCCCGGGGGACGCACGTAAGGATCAGCCGGCCCCTGATGGGGCACGACAGGATCGTGCTTACGGGGACCATCACCTTCCACTACTTCGCGGGATTCGGGGGGGGGAGGAAGGCTCTCGTCCCGGGATGCGCCGCGCGGGAGACCGCCTCCGCCACGCACTTCCGCATCTTCCGCACGGACGGCCCCGGGAAACACCCGCTTTCCCGCCCCGGCGTCCTCGCGGGAAATCCCGTGCACGAGGACATCGTCGAGGGGGTCGCGATGGCGTCCCCGACGTTCCTGTTCAACACGCTCCTCACCCCCCAGAAGGAGATCTTCGACGCCATCGCCGGGCACTGGCAGAAGGCGCACGAGGAGGGGTGCGCGAGGTACGCGAAGGCCTTCCGGGTGCCCGTGCCGAAGAAGTATTCCCTCGTGCTCGCCTCCGCGGGCGGGTTCCCCAAGGACATCAACTTCATCCAGTCCCACAAAGCATTGGATCACGCGTTCCTGGCCGCCGAGGAGGGGGGGGTCATCATCCTCCTTGCCGAGTGCCGGGACGGATTCGGAAGCGAGACCTTCTTCCCCTGGTTCCGTTTCGAGGACCCCGGGGAAATGGAGGCCGACCTTCGGGCGAATTACCAGATCTACGGGCAGACGGCGCATGCGACGTTTTCGAAGGCGAAAGCGTGCCGGGTGATCCTCGTTTCCTCCCTGCGGCCCGGGGACGTGGAGAGGATGGGAATGACTCCCGCCGCCTCCCTCGACGACGCCATCCGGAAGGCGGAAACGTTCCTGGGCGACCTCCCCTCCCCGCTCGTCATCCCGGATGCGGGCTTCGTCCTGCCGGATGTGGCGGGGAACGCATTGCCCTAGCCCCCGGGCAACCTCCCGCGGTCCTCCTGACCGGCCCCGGAAGCCCCCTTGCGAACATTTTGCCCCCCCGCCGGTGCCCCTCTGGTAGAATCTTCACGGGAATGAAACGATGGGAGTGCGTCATCTGCGGTTATATCCACGAGGGCGAGGAGCCACCTGACATCTGTCCCGTGTGTGACGCGCCGAAGGAATTCTTCCGTCTCCTCGGGAACTGAAACGCCGCAGCCGGAAGACGGTGCCTGGGGAGCCGCCTGGAACCGACCGGCCCGCCGGCGCATCGCAGAGTACGGACCGGACAAGGAGAGACCGGAAGGACCGGCTGTCCCGCGAAGGGGGAAGGAGGAAACGGATGAAGGTCCCGAAGAACATCTATTACCACCCGATATTCGTCCATTTCCCCCAGGCCCTCTTCCCCGTTTCGTTCCTGTCGTTCGTGTTGTATCTCGCGACCGGGGCAAGGGAGTTCGAGGTGGGGGCCTTCATCACCGCGCTCTTCGGCACAGTCGTC from the Candidatus Deferrimicrobiaceae bacterium genome contains:
- a CDS encoding inositol monophosphatase family protein, which translates into the protein MGNREWMEFAEEVARGAGEILRRNYGRRQSIHFKGEINLVTDVDRESEAYLMERIRSSFPDHGILSEES
- the nikR gene encoding nickel-responsive transcriptional regulator NikR, producing the protein MPGVARFGVSLERELLERFDLLIGRKGYANRSEAIRDLIRDSLVRERWETGKGKAVGAITLVYNHDTRELADKLTDLQHAHFQSIVSTLHVHLDAHHCLEVLVLRGKALEIKTIADQLIGTRGVKHGTFSATAEGRDLM
- a CDS encoding transporter produces the protein MKKAGRVACTAVLAGTLLLPGTRNRAVAGHPLGTEDAGTQGKGNVEVELNGEWSSPSGGGRETSLGNTYTLGLSPRIDLAVSFAYVFLEPGDGTESVRGMGDTEVTLKTSFGDGNGWIPTVGFKAGAVLPTGEETKGLGPGRASGLATVIADWEIGAVLIHANTGATIAGRPIGSRDRDDSVRASLAAEWEVGGRYILLGEYLWEKNVGAAGSASSDLLVGGKAELARNLTLDVGIRWGTTDASPGVTYLAGVTLAFSGEEKGEGRHEKHDPPGEGGKRTR
- the cbiM gene encoding cobalt transporter CbiM; protein product: MHIPDGYLGPPTYIAAYAACAPLWAIAARKVRESLDARRAPLLAISAAFSFLVMMFNIPLPGGSTGHAVGGVLIAIVVGPWGAMLSISIALVIQALLFGDGGVTAIGANCFNIAFVMPFSGYGTYRLLSAPFSSDRGRAVAAGIAGWVGLNAAAFTTAVMFGIQPLLHTAPDGRALYSPYPLSVALHAMMLQHMTVFGGVEALITGAVVSYLQRSKSAWILGSAKSGATR
- a CDS encoding energy-coupling factor transporter transmembrane component T gives rise to the protein MDEPLRERRFLEAAASRGLRPPGGTHVEKTLRELSSFFSRSLFREETARRPGLLQQVDPRARLLATLLFLASVSLARSIPGLIVHAFLPLAALALSRIRPAEFLGAGFLVAVVFSALMAAPATLNVFFDGTVILPLFDRGREWSYGPYSLPAVIGITREGLLTAATFLLRALSSVAAVLWLTLSTRWSDLLRALRFLRLPSIFLQVTGMTVRYTHALLRHSEEVHLGKKSRTVCRARTAAEQAWVGSRIARSWERSVHLMEEVSMAMAARGFTGEARYPAGPWFGAPEWLLIIAVVVFCGGAHAA
- a CDS encoding ABC transporter ATP-binding protein; protein product: MTMTAHSGQTVPPLLELADIHYAYREGIPALSGLSLSVYPAERIAVLGANGCGKSTLLKLLGGLIFPQSGSYRAFGRQIDDRLLSRDPFGIYFRKEVGILFQNSDAQLFNPTVEDEIAFGPLQMNDPPEEIRSKVHRTIEMFGIGAIRDRAPYELSGGEKKKVAIASMMVMDPQILLLDEPTAGLDPRSSRALVDAIIEAEESGKTVVTATHDLHVVSEIARRVLVFGEDRRILASGTPEEILSDRSLLLAANLVHLHRHAHEDYWHAHEHEHPEVFHVHEHRDGSPRGEKEGR
- the larA gene encoding nickel-dependent lactate racemase; translation: MRRSIALKYGHTEAILPEETFRSVYRLAARPPFLPPSEDALIRQRMARPVGSLPLRELVRSSDSIAVPVSDITRYSATEKFLTPILEETGAAGIPRSRVTVFIARGTHRSLTDEELHAVVGPEISSGIRVEQSDPDGETVEVGVTSRGTHVRISRPLMGHDRIVLTGTITFHYFAGFGGGRKALVPGCAARETASATHFRIFRTDGPGKHPLSRPGVLAGNPVHEDIVEGVAMASPTFLFNTLLTPQKEIFDAIAGHWQKAHEEGCARYAKAFRVPVPKKYSLVLASAGGFPKDINFIQSHKALDHAFLAAEEGGVIILLAECRDGFGSETFFPWFRFEDPGEMEADLRANYQIYGQTAHATFSKAKACRVILVSSLRPGDVERMGMTPAASLDDAIRKAETFLGDLPSPLVIPDAGFVLPDVAGNALP